A DNA window from Novipirellula aureliae contains the following coding sequences:
- a CDS encoding CsbD family protein, with product MNWDQIQGKWKQAKGQAQQKWGDLTEDDLDVVDGKRQELVGKVQERYGIAKEEAEKQVKEFESSCNC from the coding sequence ATGAACTGGGACCAAATCCAGGGCAAGTGGAAACAAGCCAAAGGCCAAGCCCAACAAAAATGGGGCGACTTGACCGAAGACGACCTCGATGTCGTTGACGGAAAACGTCAAGAACTCGTCGGCAAAGTGCAGGAGCGATATGGCATCGCCAAAGAAGAAGCCGAGAAGCAGGTCAAGGAGTTCGAAAGCTCTTGCAACTGCTGA
- a CDS encoding PRC-barrel domain-containing protein, whose protein sequence is MNRAFQIAIATIAIGGLTFSTANAQTTATNPRTGADAGKLDSVTRGANIRVSQLMGYNIQNAQGESVGEIKDIVMDSRTGKVSYVAVTYGGFLGMGNKLFAVPFEAFKVQVDPDEVADDDIDEDDYVLVLNVTQQQLEGQTGFDEDHWPNMADQQWRADLDKRYGVQRNMNAKDRLMRENRNQ, encoded by the coding sequence ATGAATCGCGCATTCCAAATCGCCATCGCTACCATAGCGATCGGCGGACTAACCTTTTCCACCGCCAATGCTCAAACTACCGCGACAAATCCCCGAACAGGTGCGGATGCAGGTAAGCTTGACAGCGTAACTCGCGGTGCAAATATCCGTGTTAGCCAATTGATGGGCTACAACATTCAAAACGCTCAAGGCGAAAGCGTTGGCGAGATCAAAGATATCGTGATGGATTCGCGTACTGGCAAAGTCAGCTATGTCGCGGTCACGTACGGCGGCTTCCTAGGTATGGGTAACAAGTTGTTCGCCGTTCCTTTTGAAGCATTCAAAGTGCAAGTGGATCCAGATGAAGTGGCCGACGATGATATCGACGAAGACGACTATGTGTTGGTCTTGAATGTCACCCAGCAACAGCTCGAAGGCCAAACAGGGTTCGACGAAGATCATTGGCCCAATATGGCAGACCAGCAATGGCGCGCCGATTTAGACAAACGATATGGTGTTCAGCGAAACATGAACGCCAAAGATCGCCTGATGCGAGAGAATCGCAATCAGTAG
- a CDS encoding linear amide C-N hydrolase: MLFPDSFLQQSFGLILATALVISGSTVLACTRILWNTNGLVTVAGRTMDWAESTEPRLYVFPRGLTRDGGRVGANDIGDENPLTWTSRYGSVIVSAYGLASVDGLNEKGFAMHLLFLTATDYGPRDPEKTGVHAGVWGQYLLDNAATVEEALKLMEDIQPIMVEHAGFKSSLHLAVEDVTGDSAIIEYVDGRPEIYHGPEHRVVTNDPPYNEQLVELEKWDFTDATRQTPLPGNVNPTDRFVRANYFLKTLRNPRNEREAIATSFSLARNASVPSNAPYKTVGTIYDTEYRTVCNLDAKRYFFELTTSPNVIWVNLVELSLSPDSPVLVLNPDNIHLSGSVNQQFEIAAERPF; the protein is encoded by the coding sequence ATGTTGTTTCCAGATAGTTTCCTTCAGCAATCGTTTGGGTTGATTTTGGCCACCGCGTTGGTGATTTCGGGTTCGACTGTGCTTGCGTGTACACGTATTCTATGGAACACGAACGGATTGGTGACGGTCGCCGGACGCACGATGGATTGGGCTGAATCCACCGAACCAAGACTCTACGTCTTTCCAAGGGGACTCACTCGAGATGGCGGACGTGTTGGAGCAAATGATATCGGGGACGAGAATCCGCTCACATGGACGTCACGTTATGGTTCGGTCATCGTCTCTGCTTATGGGCTCGCTTCTGTCGACGGCCTGAATGAGAAGGGATTCGCAATGCACTTACTGTTCTTAACTGCCACCGACTATGGACCGCGCGATCCTGAGAAGACTGGGGTCCATGCGGGCGTTTGGGGACAGTACTTACTCGATAACGCTGCAACGGTAGAAGAGGCGTTGAAACTTATGGAAGACATTCAGCCTATTATGGTTGAGCACGCCGGTTTCAAATCGTCTCTGCACTTGGCAGTCGAAGATGTGACGGGAGATTCGGCCATCATTGAATATGTCGATGGGCGGCCTGAGATCTATCACGGGCCCGAACACCGAGTGGTGACCAATGACCCGCCGTACAATGAACAGTTGGTCGAGTTGGAAAAGTGGGATTTTACGGATGCGACGCGCCAAACGCCGCTTCCGGGAAACGTAAATCCGACAGATCGCTTTGTGCGAGCCAACTATTTCTTGAAGACATTGCGCAATCCCAGGAATGAACGAGAAGCGATCGCAACGAGCTTTTCGCTCGCACGCAATGCCTCTGTGCCGTCCAACGCTCCCTACAAGACAGTGGGAACGATCTACGACACAGAGTACCGGACAGTCTGCAACCTTGATGCGAAACGGTATTTCTTCGAACTGACGACCAGCCCTAATGTTATTTGGGTGAACCTTGTTGAATTAAGTTTATCGCCTGATTCTCCCGTGCTTGTTCTCAATCCAGACAACATTCACTTGTCGGGAAGCGTAAATCAGCAATTCGAGATAGCAGCGGAACGTCCATTTTAG
- a CDS encoding DinB family protein gives MSNPFSILFVSLLTFLSGHALGQSSDGGNGHSTANVSPLLNAPPPVPEHLRQAFDRMEAANRRSQDVFRQLSVEQMNFKPSDGTHTPRWNAEHMAGRQLRFFSQIYHALDSSIPVVDWNPQQMPANYEARNPRWSGKDEARAMQRVDDFCRRYAYLLADIQLDQKPPATSWSSLGSLLRQMEKHYDEHTANVKKKFLLPDWPTESSD, from the coding sequence ATGTCAAATCCGTTCTCAATCCTGTTCGTATCGTTACTGACCTTTCTGTCTGGGCACGCCCTCGGCCAGTCGAGCGACGGCGGCAACGGTCATTCAACCGCCAACGTATCCCCGCTGCTCAACGCGCCGCCTCCTGTGCCGGAGCATCTGCGACAGGCGTTCGATCGAATGGAGGCAGCCAATCGTCGTTCACAAGATGTCTTTCGGCAGTTGTCGGTCGAGCAAATGAACTTCAAGCCGTCCGATGGCACTCACACTCCGCGATGGAACGCCGAACACATGGCCGGAAGGCAGCTGCGATTCTTCTCACAGATCTACCACGCACTTGATTCGAGTATTCCAGTCGTGGATTGGAATCCGCAGCAAATGCCCGCGAACTACGAAGCTCGCAATCCTCGTTGGAGCGGAAAGGACGAAGCACGGGCCATGCAGCGAGTGGATGACTTCTGTCGTCGCTACGCCTACTTGCTAGCAGACATTCAGCTGGACCAGAAGCCTCCCGCAACTTCTTGGAGTTCGCTTGGATCCTTGCTGCGGCAAATGGAGAAGCATTACGACGAGCACACCGCTAACGTCAAGAAAAAGTTTCTGCTACCGGATTGGCCAACCGAATCGTCAGACTGA
- a CDS encoding mercuric reductase, giving the protein MASELVQLQPDDEHNQRLEANVHPPQWTNPTPSRPYHLVVIGGGTAGLVTAAGAAGLGARVALVERELMGGDCLNVGCVPSKGIISAARVAAIARDCSEFGIGVPEVNVDFAAVMQRMRKLRAGISHNDSASRFRDLGVDVFFGHAGFLDSNTIDVGGTELRFKRAVIASGARAAAPPIAGLNDVEYLTNESVFSLTELPRRFGIIGAGPIGCEMAQSFAQLGSEVFLVESEHGIMPREDREAAAIVQKQMERNGVKFLCCGRNLVIKNEAGIRLTVESHGQRYDEPVDQLLVAVGRAPNVENLNLEAVGVDFDKQGIKVNDNLQTTNPRIYAAGDVCSKYQFTHAADFMARIVIQNALFAVGPFGKKKASDLVIPWATYTSPEIAHVGVYENEAKEAGVEIDTYVQPFRDIDRAILEGQDDGFVKVHTKKGTDQIVGATIVAENAGDMISEITVAMTCRLGLGKIGSAIHPYPTQAEAIRKLGDQFSRTKLTPLSKKVLGLLQRLNVGK; this is encoded by the coding sequence ATGGCATCCGAACTTGTGCAGCTTCAACCAGACGACGAACACAATCAGCGGCTCGAAGCGAACGTGCATCCTCCCCAGTGGACCAATCCAACACCGAGTCGCCCCTACCATTTGGTTGTGATTGGCGGCGGAACCGCTGGTCTTGTGACGGCTGCCGGGGCGGCGGGGCTGGGCGCACGCGTCGCGCTGGTCGAACGGGAGTTGATGGGCGGCGATTGCCTGAACGTGGGCTGCGTCCCATCGAAAGGAATCATTAGTGCCGCTCGTGTTGCGGCGATCGCAAGAGACTGCAGCGAATTCGGCATTGGCGTGCCAGAGGTCAACGTCGATTTCGCCGCGGTAATGCAGCGGATGAGAAAGCTGCGTGCTGGGATCAGTCACAACGACTCCGCTAGTCGGTTCCGCGATCTCGGCGTCGATGTATTCTTTGGCCATGCCGGTTTTCTCGATTCCAACACGATCGACGTGGGTGGCACCGAACTCCGTTTCAAACGAGCGGTCATCGCCAGCGGTGCTCGCGCGGCCGCGCCGCCCATTGCTGGCCTGAATGACGTTGAATACCTGACCAACGAGTCGGTCTTCTCGCTAACCGAATTGCCACGCCGGTTTGGCATCATCGGAGCGGGGCCAATCGGCTGTGAAATGGCGCAATCGTTCGCCCAACTCGGCTCGGAAGTTTTTCTGGTGGAATCGGAGCATGGCATCATGCCACGCGAGGATCGAGAAGCCGCCGCAATTGTCCAAAAGCAGATGGAACGAAACGGAGTGAAATTTCTCTGCTGCGGACGTAACCTCGTTATCAAGAACGAAGCTGGAATTCGACTGACCGTCGAATCCCATGGACAACGCTACGACGAACCCGTAGACCAACTACTGGTTGCCGTCGGACGAGCACCCAACGTTGAAAATTTGAATTTGGAGGCAGTGGGTGTGGATTTCGACAAGCAGGGCATCAAGGTCAACGACAACTTGCAGACCACGAATCCACGCATCTATGCTGCCGGCGACGTTTGCTCGAAATACCAATTCACGCATGCGGCTGACTTCATGGCCCGCATCGTGATCCAGAACGCTCTATTTGCGGTCGGACCGTTTGGCAAGAAGAAGGCCAGCGATTTGGTGATCCCATGGGCAACCTATACGTCACCCGAGATCGCCCATGTTGGCGTGTACGAAAACGAAGCGAAGGAAGCAGGCGTGGAAATTGACACCTACGTCCAGCCCTTCCGCGACATCGACCGGGCGATTCTAGAAGGCCAAGACGACGGGTTTGTGAAAGTTCACACGAAAAAAGGGACGGATCAGATCGTCGGCGCGACGATCGTTGCAGAGAACGCTGGTGACATGATTTCTGAAATCACGGTTGCCATGACGTGTAGGCTTGGACTGGGCAAGATCGGCAGTGCCATTCACCCCTATCCAACCCAAGCCGAAGCGATCCGCAAACTGGGCGATCAGTTCAGCCGCACGAAGCTAACGCCGCTGAGCAAGAAAGTTCTCGGACTGCTTCAACGGCTCAATGTCGGAAAGTAA
- the glgP gene encoding alpha-glucan family phosphorylase, with the protein MTTKIQSLYNLSPTDVKGFDSLADLALDLRSSWNHATDEVWRQLDPELWEITQNPWVVLQTVSRQRIEQVLNDADFRKKIDQLAQLRHETAEQPAWFQQNYGVADRGRSRQEMGGEKGELQTQVSTGACPLTCAAYFSMEFMLSEALPIYSGGLGNVAGDQLKAASDLGVPVVAVGLLYQQGYFRQTIDKDGRQQALYPYNDPGQLPITPLRDANGQWLRLNIDLPGYSVWLRAWQVQVGRVKLYLLDSNDAANFPEHRGITSELYGGGPELRLKQELILGIGGWRLLTALGIEPEVCHLNEGHAAFAVLERARGFMEKSGQPFEIALEVTRAGNLFTTHTAVAAGFDRFSPNLIEQYLARYAQKNLGLSVHDLMALGRLNPNDASESFNMAYLAIRGSSSVNGVSRLHGKVSRRIFEPLFPRWPEEEVPVGYVTNGVHMPSWDSQPADELWTHRCGKSRWLGVNETLACDIRSVSDEQLWQFRIDATHSLVDYARQRLSRQLAASGSPPEEVEAANHLFDPNTLTLGFARRFATYKRPNLLLHDPERLLRLLSDAERPVQLIIAGKAHPADLAGQELIRQWIEFIRRPVARKHVIFLSDYDMLLTEHLVQGTDVWVNTPRRPWEASGTSGMKVLVNGGINLSELDGWWAEAYTPEVGWAIGDGQEHGDDPAWDAVEAEQLYDLLEHEVIPEFYNRNEHGIPTAWLARMRASMSQLTPQFSAVRTVREYTEQHYLPAAAAYQDRIAYNGAMATSIVNWKRSLREKWGSLRFGNQRVQSTDTDSMVEVEVYLDGLDPNFVRVELYADGLESDAPTILQMKRVESQDSEQSHWMNYQVVVPAGRPVTDYTPRIVPHHAGVSVPLELDLIRWRDR; encoded by the coding sequence ATGACTACCAAGATCCAGTCCTTATACAACCTTTCACCGACGGACGTCAAAGGATTCGATTCCCTAGCGGATTTAGCACTTGACCTTCGTTCGTCTTGGAATCATGCAACGGATGAAGTGTGGCGTCAACTCGATCCTGAGCTTTGGGAGATCACGCAAAACCCGTGGGTGGTTCTGCAGACGGTGTCTCGCCAGCGGATCGAACAGGTTCTTAACGATGCCGACTTCCGAAAAAAGATTGATCAATTGGCTCAGTTAAGACACGAAACAGCCGAACAACCCGCTTGGTTTCAACAGAATTACGGGGTGGCCGACCGTGGCCGAAGTCGCCAAGAGATGGGCGGCGAAAAGGGGGAGCTCCAAACTCAAGTGAGTACAGGAGCTTGTCCGTTGACCTGTGCGGCCTACTTTAGCATGGAGTTCATGCTTAGCGAAGCGTTGCCGATCTACTCGGGAGGACTTGGCAACGTAGCAGGTGACCAACTCAAAGCGGCCAGTGATTTAGGGGTTCCGGTCGTCGCCGTGGGATTGCTTTATCAACAAGGCTACTTTCGACAGACCATCGACAAAGACGGTCGGCAGCAAGCGCTGTATCCATACAATGACCCTGGCCAATTGCCAATCACACCGCTGCGAGATGCCAATGGGCAATGGTTGCGATTGAATATCGATCTGCCCGGTTATTCGGTTTGGTTGCGAGCGTGGCAGGTTCAGGTTGGTCGCGTGAAGTTGTACCTGTTGGACAGTAACGACGCGGCCAACTTTCCTGAACACCGTGGAATCACGAGCGAATTGTATGGAGGTGGTCCGGAACTGCGACTGAAGCAAGAATTGATTCTCGGCATTGGCGGCTGGCGATTGCTCACTGCGCTAGGCATTGAACCGGAGGTTTGTCACTTGAACGAGGGTCATGCGGCGTTTGCAGTGCTGGAACGCGCTCGCGGATTTATGGAGAAATCGGGGCAACCGTTCGAGATTGCACTGGAGGTCACGCGAGCAGGAAACCTGTTCACGACTCATACCGCTGTCGCAGCAGGTTTTGATCGCTTCTCCCCAAATCTGATTGAGCAGTACCTTGCTCGTTACGCCCAGAAAAATCTAGGGCTCTCCGTTCATGATTTGATGGCTCTGGGCAGGTTGAATCCAAATGATGCATCAGAGAGTTTCAACATGGCCTACTTGGCGATACGTGGCAGTAGCAGTGTCAACGGCGTCAGTCGCTTGCACGGTAAGGTGAGTCGCCGGATCTTCGAGCCACTGTTTCCTCGTTGGCCCGAGGAGGAGGTGCCGGTTGGCTATGTTACCAATGGAGTTCATATGCCGAGTTGGGATTCGCAGCCAGCGGATGAGCTTTGGACACATCGTTGCGGAAAGAGTCGCTGGCTGGGCGTCAATGAAACGCTAGCCTGTGATATTCGCAGTGTTTCGGATGAGCAGCTTTGGCAATTTCGCATCGATGCCACTCATTCATTGGTCGATTACGCACGCCAACGTCTATCGCGACAATTGGCCGCTTCCGGTTCACCGCCGGAGGAAGTCGAAGCGGCGAATCATTTGTTCGACCCAAACACATTGACCCTTGGGTTTGCCCGCCGTTTTGCAACGTACAAACGACCGAACTTGTTGCTTCATGATCCCGAACGGTTACTGCGCCTGTTGAGCGACGCCGAACGTCCCGTGCAACTGATTATCGCTGGCAAGGCACATCCAGCAGACTTAGCGGGGCAAGAGCTGATTCGCCAGTGGATCGAGTTCATCCGCAGGCCGGTGGCACGGAAGCACGTGATTTTCTTGAGCGATTATGACATGCTACTCACCGAGCATTTGGTGCAAGGCACGGACGTGTGGGTGAACACGCCGCGTCGACCTTGGGAGGCGAGTGGAACCAGTGGTATGAAGGTGTTGGTCAATGGCGGGATCAATCTTTCGGAGCTTGACGGGTGGTGGGCCGAAGCCTACACGCCCGAGGTTGGTTGGGCGATCGGCGACGGGCAGGAGCATGGTGACGATCCAGCCTGGGATGCTGTTGAGGCAGAGCAACTTTATGACTTGTTAGAGCATGAAGTCATTCCTGAATTCTACAATCGCAACGAGCATGGCATTCCGACCGCATGGCTGGCGAGAATGAGGGCAAGTATGTCACAGCTGACGCCGCAGTTCTCAGCCGTTCGTACCGTGCGAGAGTACACCGAGCAGCATTACCTTCCCGCCGCAGCCGCTTACCAAGACCGAATCGCTTACAATGGGGCGATGGCGACGAGCATCGTCAACTGGAAACGGTCACTGCGTGAAAAGTGGGGCTCGTTGAGGTTTGGCAATCAGCGAGTGCAATCGACGGACACGGACTCGATGGTTGAAGTCGAAGTCTACCTCGATGGTCTCGATCCAAATTTTGTACGAGTGGAGTTGTATGCGGATGGATTGGAAAGTGACGCTCCGACGATTCTCCAAATGAAACGTGTCGAATCACAAGACAGTGAACAATCACATTGGATGAACTACCAAGTTGTGGTGCCTGCCGGTCGACCTGTCACGGATTATACTCCTCGCATCGTGCCGCATCACGCAGGTGTCTCGGTGCCACTGGAACTCGACTTAATCCGATGGCGAGATCGATGA
- a CDS encoding efflux RND transporter periplasmic adaptor subunit: MKVAIRIVILFVLIGGVIAGYWCWQSSRAVSDANELTLYGNIDIRQVELAINGSERIAELLVEEGDVVKKGQLLAKLETSRLKFSVDRAEAQVEMQQQVVARLEAGSRPEEIAKARADVQAAKATENDARRTHQRIAKLARSNASSQREADDALAAYESAVARRQALQATLDLAMLGPRKEEIAEARAALKGYKAELDQKLHDLQDASLYAPSDGVIQNRILEVGDMASPQKTVYTMALTDPVWVRAYVAEPDLGKVFEGMKADVMTDSFPGKVYKGWVGFISPTAEFTPKPVETRELRTKLVYPIRVFVKNPSNELRLGMPATVKIRLDQVRSDKPNAIAEPLQRTEVGMSKPATLNGSK, encoded by the coding sequence ATGAAAGTTGCGATACGAATTGTCATCTTGTTTGTGTTGATTGGTGGCGTGATTGCGGGCTATTGGTGCTGGCAATCAAGCAGAGCGGTATCCGACGCCAACGAATTAACTTTGTATGGCAACATCGATATCCGCCAGGTTGAATTGGCAATCAACGGGAGCGAGCGGATTGCGGAGCTATTGGTCGAAGAAGGCGATGTCGTGAAGAAAGGTCAATTGCTGGCCAAACTGGAAACATCGCGGCTGAAGTTTTCTGTCGATCGTGCGGAAGCGCAAGTTGAAATGCAACAACAAGTCGTCGCACGTCTTGAAGCGGGTTCGCGTCCTGAGGAGATCGCCAAAGCACGCGCGGATGTCCAGGCGGCGAAGGCGACTGAAAACGATGCGCGGCGAACTCATCAGCGAATCGCCAAGCTTGCCCGTTCCAACGCTAGTTCGCAACGAGAAGCCGATGACGCGCTTGCCGCTTATGAGTCGGCTGTCGCTCGGAGGCAAGCGCTGCAAGCCACACTCGACTTGGCGATGCTTGGTCCGCGAAAAGAAGAGATCGCGGAAGCGAGAGCAGCGCTTAAGGGATATAAGGCAGAGTTGGATCAGAAGCTGCACGATTTGCAGGACGCTTCCTTGTACGCACCAAGCGATGGCGTTATTCAGAATCGCATATTGGAAGTCGGCGACATGGCGTCACCTCAGAAAACGGTCTACACCATGGCGCTGACCGACCCCGTCTGGGTACGTGCTTATGTCGCTGAGCCCGACTTGGGCAAGGTCTTTGAAGGTATGAAGGCGGACGTCATGACCGATAGCTTTCCAGGCAAAGTTTACAAAGGCTGGGTTGGCTTCATCTCACCCACTGCCGAATTCACACCCAAACCGGTGGAGACTCGCGAGCTTCGCACGAAACTGGTCTATCCGATTCGAGTTTTCGTTAAAAACCCAAGCAACGAACTTCGTTTGGGCATGCCGGCGACCGTTAAAATCCGACTCGACCAAGTTCGCAGCGACAAGCCAAACGCAATCGCGGAGCCCTTGCAACGCACTGAAGTCGGTATGTCCAAACCAGCGACATTGAACGGGTCAAAATGA
- a CDS encoding ATP-binding cassette domain-containing protein produces MNLSDTSNDVALHLDRVIKRFHAGKRTVLALDDVSLHIATGKITGLIGPDGAGKTTLMRLAAGLLKADSGTVDVLGLDATRQALQVQATVGYMPQRFGLYEDLTVQENLDLYSDLQGVPVRARAARYDELMRMTGLEPFTKRLAGKLSGGMKQKLGLACTLIHPPRLLLLDEPTVGVDPVSRRELWSIVNRFVQEEGTTVLMSTAYLDEAERCHEVIILNEGKLIGHGPPNQFSVPMAGRVFKVRVAGRKNRDIQELLSPQTDVTDAVIQGDAVRLVLAPGIEPTAASLLPGENEVSIDAVPSRFEDGFISMLRQQRSENRQSRTRTIDEVGLVTAFHPQERVIEVHDVERRFGNFFAVKNVSFDVKRGEVFGLLGANGAGKTTMFRMLCGLLPASGGSMRVAGVDVRKTAAAARARIGYMSQKFSLYGKLSVNDNLQFFSSAYGLSGRRRRDRIDWATAEFDLGEVADDNSGELPLGFKQRLALACALMHGPEIVFLDEPTSGVDPLARREFWHRINTLAARGITIMVTTHFMEEAEYCDRIAILLAGEVLSLDTPNEIKRQARSKEHPEPTMEDAFVKLIDLRSPSPE; encoded by the coding sequence ATGAACTTGTCCGATACTTCCAATGACGTGGCCTTGCATTTGGATCGCGTTATCAAACGCTTTCATGCGGGCAAACGGACAGTCCTTGCGCTCGATGATGTCAGTCTTCACATTGCGACGGGAAAAATCACCGGGCTGATTGGACCCGATGGAGCTGGTAAGACGACGCTGATGCGGTTGGCTGCGGGATTGTTGAAGGCGGATAGCGGGACCGTGGACGTGTTGGGGCTAGACGCGACTCGACAAGCTCTTCAGGTCCAAGCGACGGTGGGCTACATGCCGCAACGATTTGGTTTGTATGAGGATTTGACGGTTCAAGAGAATCTCGACTTGTACTCCGATCTTCAAGGGGTCCCCGTTCGTGCTCGGGCTGCGCGTTATGATGAGTTGATGCGCATGACGGGGTTGGAACCGTTTACGAAACGTCTCGCTGGGAAACTCTCTGGCGGCATGAAGCAAAAATTAGGATTGGCTTGTACTCTGATCCATCCGCCTCGTTTGTTGTTGCTTGACGAACCGACGGTTGGGGTCGACCCTGTCTCTCGCCGAGAGCTGTGGTCGATCGTCAACCGGTTTGTGCAGGAAGAGGGAACCACTGTGTTGATGAGCACAGCGTACCTGGACGAGGCCGAACGATGTCACGAAGTGATCATACTTAATGAGGGGAAACTGATTGGACACGGACCGCCGAATCAGTTTAGTGTTCCCATGGCCGGTCGCGTCTTCAAGGTCCGGGTTGCTGGCCGTAAAAACCGAGATATTCAAGAGCTGCTGTCGCCGCAAACCGATGTGACCGATGCGGTGATCCAAGGTGATGCCGTCAGGCTCGTTCTGGCCCCTGGAATAGAGCCAACGGCGGCGTCGCTGTTGCCTGGCGAGAACGAGGTTTCCATTGACGCTGTGCCAAGCAGGTTTGAAGATGGCTTCATTTCCATGCTCCGCCAACAGCGCAGCGAAAACCGTCAGTCGCGAACGCGAACGATCGACGAAGTTGGTTTGGTCACAGCGTTTCATCCGCAAGAACGGGTCATCGAAGTTCACGATGTCGAGCGTCGATTTGGTAACTTTTTTGCGGTCAAGAACGTGTCGTTCGACGTCAAGCGTGGTGAGGTGTTTGGCTTGCTGGGCGCCAATGGTGCGGGCAAGACAACGATGTTCCGCATGCTCTGCGGATTGCTTCCCGCCAGTGGCGGAAGCATGCGAGTTGCTGGTGTGGATGTGCGGAAAACGGCTGCGGCGGCGCGAGCACGGATCGGCTACATGTCGCAGAAATTCTCGCTCTATGGCAAACTCAGTGTTAACGACAACTTGCAATTCTTCAGCAGCGCTTATGGTCTGAGCGGCCGTCGTCGTCGCGACCGAATTGATTGGGCGACTGCAGAATTTGATCTCGGGGAAGTTGCCGACGACAACAGTGGTGAGTTGCCGCTCGGGTTCAAGCAGCGGCTAGCACTTGCTTGTGCGCTGATGCACGGACCGGAAATCGTGTTTCTCGACGAGCCGACATCAGGCGTTGATCCGTTGGCGCGTCGCGAATTCTGGCACCGCATCAACACACTGGCTGCCCGAGGCATCACGATCATGGTAACCACGCACTTCATGGAAGAAGCGGAATACTGTGACCGCATAGCCATTTTGTTGGCGGGCGAAGTTCTTTCCCTTGATACTCCCAACGAAATCAAGCGACAAGCTCGTTCGAAAGAGCATCCGGAACCGACGATGGAAGACGCCTTCGTCAAATTGATTGACCTTCGTTCGCCTTCACCGGAGTAG
- a CDS encoding ABC transporter permease, protein MHVPTRSNIPSRGGSLMRLRGLVRKEFLQVIRDPSSLAIAFVLPVILLLMFGYGVSLDSEHVPIAIVVEKPTADTASLCAELEHSLYFDSIYSSGMPAAKQAMMERRVDAILHLRENFSEQLRRPEGASVQLIVNGVDANTARIVQGYVAGAFGKWLVHYSTDKGQTSVTPVNLEQRIWFNANVQSRNYLVPGVVAVVMTLIGALLTALLMAREWERGTMEALMVTPVSMQEILVGKILPYFILGMGGLALSVLMGVWLFGVPLRGSIAVLIAGSSLFLLTALGMGLLISTVTRVQFVAAQVAIITTYLPAFILSGFIFDIGSMPWPIQWLTHLIPARYYVAILKTSFLAGDVWSVLLPNSAALAVMATVFLGLTRLLSRKCLD, encoded by the coding sequence ATGCATGTGCCCACCCGTTCGAACATTCCCAGTCGCGGCGGTTCGCTGATGCGTTTGCGAGGATTGGTTCGGAAGGAGTTTTTGCAGGTCATCCGTGACCCGAGTTCGTTGGCGATCGCGTTTGTGTTGCCCGTCATCCTGCTATTAATGTTTGGATACGGTGTCTCCCTGGACTCCGAGCATGTGCCTATCGCGATTGTGGTTGAGAAGCCCACCGCCGATACAGCCAGCCTATGTGCTGAACTAGAGCATTCGTTGTACTTCGATTCGATTTACAGCTCTGGAATGCCGGCAGCGAAGCAAGCCATGATGGAACGCCGCGTTGACGCCATCTTGCATTTGCGTGAGAACTTCTCCGAGCAACTCAGACGTCCGGAAGGAGCGTCGGTGCAATTGATCGTCAACGGGGTCGATGCCAACACCGCTCGGATCGTCCAAGGATACGTCGCTGGAGCTTTCGGGAAATGGCTTGTGCATTATTCCACCGACAAAGGCCAAACTTCAGTCACCCCCGTCAATCTGGAGCAGCGAATCTGGTTCAATGCCAATGTGCAGAGTCGAAACTATCTTGTCCCCGGTGTGGTAGCGGTGGTCATGACTTTGATCGGTGCCCTGTTGACCGCATTGTTGATGGCTCGCGAATGGGAACGCGGAACGATGGAAGCATTGATGGTCACGCCCGTATCGATGCAGGAAATACTGGTCGGAAAAATCCTTCCCTACTTCATTCTGGGAATGGGTGGATTGGCGCTTTCGGTCTTGATGGGGGTGTGGTTGTTTGGTGTTCCGCTACGCGGTTCGATCGCGGTGTTGATCGCGGGGTCATCGTTGTTTTTGTTAACCGCACTGGGGATGGGGTTGCTGATTTCCACGGTAACGCGCGTGCAGTTCGTTGCCGCACAGGTTGCCATCATTACCACCTATCTACCCGCATTCATACTGTCAGGCTTCATCTTTGATATTGGCAGCATGCCCTGGCCGATTCAATGGCTCACGCACTTGATTCCCGCGCGATATTACGTTGCCATTCTGAAGACTTCTTTTTTGGCAGGAGACGTATGGTCCGTTCTCTTGCCTAATTCAGCAGCGTTGGCGGTCATGGCGACCGTTTTTCTCGGACTGACTCGGCTGCTTTCACGCAAATGTTTGGATTAG